In Nicotiana tabacum cultivar K326 chromosome 11, ASM71507v2, whole genome shotgun sequence, a single window of DNA contains:
- the LOC107822245 gene encoding uncharacterized protein LOC107822245 → MGGDKTEKVIMVLKIDFQCSCCYKKVEKVLCKFPQIRDEVYDEKANTVTITVVCCDPERFRDKLCSKGCGVIKSIEIKDPPKPKDPEKPTVVIIIKTEVKTEPTMVQQYPPRGYCCGQCSEGHIGGPCYEWYGRPVPCYDNYGPWPWPGQYVYGRCDH, encoded by the exons ATGGGTGGTGACAAAACTGAAAAG GTGATAATGGTACTCAAGATTGATTTTCAGTGCTCCTGCTGCTATAAGAAGGTCGAAAAAGTTCTCTGTAAATTCCCTC AAATTAGAGACGAGGTATATGATGAGAAGGCTAATACAGTGACAATCACTGTGGTATGCTGCGATCCTGAGAGATTTCGTGACAAATTGTGTAGTAAAGGATGTGGAGTAATTAAGAGCATTGAAATCAAAGACCCTCCAAAGCCCAAAGATCCTGAAAAGCCTACGGTTGTCATCATTATAAAAACAGAGGTAAAAACAGAGCCAACAATGGTTCAACAATACCCTCCACGAGGATATTGTTGTGGACAATGCTCCGAGGGTCATATCGGGGGCCCATGTTATGAATGGTACGGAAGACCGGTCCCATGTTACGATAACTATGGGCCTTGGCCTTGGCCTGGGCAGTATGTCTATGGAAGATGTGACCATTAA
- the LOC107812849 gene encoding heavy metal-associated isoprenylated plant protein 7 isoform X2: protein MHCEACARKVARSLKRFQGVEEVMADYKASKVVVKGKNADPLKVCERVQNKSGRKVELISPLPKPPEEEIKEEIIKKEEKKDEPPPVITVVLNVQMHCDACAQALQKRIRKIKGVESVTTDLVKNQVVVKGVIDSEKIANDVYKRTGKQVSVIKNEEKKEETEKKEEEKKDKEEKKQGEAEESKGEDDNKTDIKKNEYLPAKYYYNYNMEYANYSPQIFSDENPHACSLM, encoded by the exons GAGTAGAGGAAGTAATGGCGGATTACAAGGCCAGTAAGGTGGTGGTAAAAGGCAAAAATGCAGACCCTCTTAAAGTGTGTGAAAGGGTCCAAAACAAAAGTGGCCGAAAAGTTGAACTCATTTCACCTTTACCTAAGCCACCCGAAGAAGAAATTAAGGAGGAAATtataaagaaagaagagaaaaaagatgAG CCTCCTCCGGTAATAACGGTTGTCTTGAACGTTCAAATGCATTGTGATGCTTGTGCTCAAGCTTTGCAGAAACGGATCCGCAAAATTAaag GAGTAGAATCTGTTACGACAGACCTTGTAAAAaatcaagtagtagtaaaaggtGTCATCGACTCAGAGAAGATAGCTAATGATGTTTATAAGAGAACTGGAAAACAAGTTTCAGTTATAAAGAatgaagagaaaaaggaagaaactgagaagaaagaagaagagaaaaaagataaagaagaaaagaaacaaggTGAAGCTGAGGAAAGCAAAGGAGAAGATGATAACAAGACAGACATTAAGAAAAATGAATATTTGCCTGCAAAATACTACTACAATTATAATATGGAGTATGCTAATTATTCCCCTCAGATTTTCAGTGATGAAAATCCTCATGCTTGCTCTCTCATGTAA